Proteins encoded within one genomic window of Ranitomeya variabilis isolate aRanVar5 chromosome 4, aRanVar5.hap1, whole genome shotgun sequence:
- the LOC143769176 gene encoding uncharacterized protein LOC143769176: MDLRPTQSNLTERETGSDSEVVIDPVGVEEKVAGPSLASSSSILPGPSTSASQDPATSGQDAAPTPTAAPDPVSQEDHGHSSPTVPLVSSPQAAGPLRRGRRRRELLQDSRRNVDAGVLNYLARAAQDDGEEAFARSLARYPRPLPREVRLRVRGCIQILIDLCTFPNDPYEVLEFIERRQLSPHNLLRLPRTQQVHGQSGFEAPPPHVPTPQPLPTQNPPRHPQYHMPAYHQPFQNSNLSRPSAVGWSQPGFGRHGNIGGGYESRPYFQQHEGQSQIPYGQYPTGQYDQGLYLDPPHAASTQGEGQLAQQRSPEQDPELPPSPPPTYKNL, translated from the exons atggatctaagacc aacacagtccaacctcactgagagggagaccgggtcagacTCGGAGGTTGTCATTGATCCGGTTGGTGTAGAAGaaaaggtggcaggcccatctttggcctcttctagcTCCATCCTTCCTGGACCATCTACTTCCGCATCCCAAGATCCTGCAACAAGTGGCCAAGATGCAGCACCAACACCCACAGCAGCAcctgatcctgtaagccaggaagatCATGGACAcagcagccctactgtcccactggtgtcctccccacaggctgctgggcctttacgcagaggccgcagaaggagagagctcttGCAAGACAGTAGGAGGAATGTGGATgctggggtccttaattatttggccagggcagcccaggatgatggtgaggaggcctttgctcgcagcctggcccggtacccccgtccccttccccgtgaggtgaggctacgtgtgagagggtgtattcaaatcctgattgatttatgcaccttcccaaatgacccctatgaggtgttagaatttattgagagaaggcagctgtcaccacataacctcttgcgccttccacgaactcaacaggtgcatggtcaatcaggatttgaagcacctcctccacatgtgcctacacctcaaccccttcccacccaaaacccaccaaggcaCCCTCAGTACCATATGCCAGCCTACCATCAACCTTTCCAAAATAgcaacttgtccagacccagtgctgtaggctggtctcaacctgggtttggacgacatggcaatATTGGGGGTGGCTATGAGTCAAGGCCATATTTCCAGCAGCATGAGGGCCAGAGTCAAATCCCTTATgggcaatacccaactggccaatatgatcaaggCCTGTATTTGGATCCGCCCCACGcagcatccacacagggtgaaggacaattggcccaacaaaggtcacctgagcaggaccctgagcttccgccatcacctccaccaacgtacaaaaatctgtaa